One window from the genome of Coturnix japonica isolate 7356 chromosome 21, Coturnix japonica 2.1, whole genome shotgun sequence encodes:
- the PPIH gene encoding peptidyl-prolyl cis-trans isomerase H gives MAVLAANPNNPVVFFDVTIGGQEVGRMKIELFADVVPKTAENFRQFCTGEFRKDGVPIGYKGSTFHRVIKDFMIQGGDFVNGDGTGVASIYRGPFADENFKLKHSAPGLLSMANSGPSTNGCQFFITCSKCDWLDGKHVVFGKIVDGLLVMRKIENVPTGPNNKPKLPVVISQCGEM, from the exons ATGGCGGTGCTGGCGGCCAACCCCAACAACCCGGTGGTGTTCTTCGACGTCACCATCGGCGGGCAG GAGGTTGGCCGCATGAAGATCGAGCTGTTCGCTGACGTGGTGCCCAAAACCGCAGAGAACTTCAG gcaGTTTTGTACCGGTGAATTCAG GAAAGATGGCGTCCCCATAGGTTATAAAGGAAGCACATTCCACAG gGTAATAAAGGATTTCATGATCCAAGGAGGTGACTTTGTAAAC GGAGATGGCACTGGAGTAGCCAGTATATACAGGGGTCCTTTTGCAGATGAAAACTTCAAGCTGAAGCACTCTGCTCCTGGCCTGCTTTCTATG GCAAACAGTGGTCCAAGTACTAATGGGTGTCAGTTCTTCATTACGTGCTCCAAGTGTGACTGGTTGGATGGAAAACATGTTGTGTTCG GTAAAATTGTTGATGGGCTGTTGGTAATGAGAAAAATCGAA AACGTGCCCACAGGACCCAATAACAAACCCAAGCTGCCGGTTGTGATCTCTCAGTGCGGGGAGATGTAA